One Salinimonas marina DNA segment encodes these proteins:
- a CDS encoding tetratricopeptide repeat protein — MMKTTFKMSALALVMGVSAVLSAPVMAQSSAPVVCPGYEKGKTKLVGERAGKKVQKAFDAYNEDRVGEALDILYDVDASDDFDKAYVGRFIGNLLASQEGKGKESLRYLTSAVKPKVLNDTEHAQTLKLIGDLNLREENYKEAINWYQQWMDFTCKEDKMVYVRIAQAYFETKQLDKVIEPADKAIALYEEPNKNPYVLKLQSYYQRKMYPETVKVAETLVNTFPETPGWWTQLGVFYMLVENYSDALATMEIAYNAGYLEKESQFKNLAQLYSTNGIPYMSAKILEKHVENGDIKKDDKMMRNIANSFHQAKNYDLAARYYGKAAQLSSDPQDFQKQGTLLMVAEDYKGAITALNKALERGAEEEAKIHFSLMEANFYLGNFKKAWDYVQLAKKEKSMRRNALAWEPYIKEKAKNRGIKI, encoded by the coding sequence ATGATGAAAACAACATTCAAAATGTCAGCCCTTGCTTTAGTCATGGGAGTATCAGCTGTACTGTCTGCGCCGGTCATGGCGCAGTCATCTGCTCCGGTAGTTTGTCCAGGATATGAAAAGGGCAAAACGAAGTTGGTGGGTGAACGTGCAGGTAAAAAGGTTCAGAAAGCGTTTGATGCCTATAACGAAGACAGAGTAGGAGAAGCATTAGACATCCTTTATGATGTAGATGCATCTGATGACTTTGATAAAGCTTACGTGGGCCGTTTTATTGGTAACTTATTGGCCTCGCAAGAGGGTAAAGGTAAAGAATCACTTCGTTACCTAACCAGTGCGGTTAAACCAAAAGTACTTAATGATACCGAACATGCGCAAACCCTGAAGCTTATTGGTGATCTGAATTTACGTGAAGAAAACTACAAAGAGGCCATTAACTGGTATCAGCAGTGGATGGACTTCACGTGTAAAGAAGACAAAATGGTTTATGTTCGTATCGCACAGGCATATTTTGAAACCAAGCAATTGGACAAAGTGATTGAGCCTGCTGATAAAGCCATTGCGCTTTATGAGGAGCCGAACAAAAATCCTTATGTGTTGAAATTACAGTCTTATTATCAGCGTAAGATGTATCCTGAAACCGTCAAGGTTGCCGAAACTCTGGTTAATACGTTTCCTGAAACGCCGGGATGGTGGACACAACTTGGTGTGTTCTACATGTTGGTAGAAAACTATTCAGATGCGCTTGCCACCATGGAAATTGCCTATAACGCTGGATATCTGGAAAAAGAGTCACAATTTAAAAACCTGGCTCAACTGTATTCCACTAATGGTATCCCATACATGTCAGCAAAAATTCTTGAGAAGCACGTTGAAAACGGCGATATCAAGAAAGATGACAAGATGATGCGTAATATTGCAAACTCATTCCACCAGGCTAAGAACTACGATCTTGCTGCTAGATACTATGGTAAAGCAGCTCAATTGAGTTCTGATCCCCAGGATTTCCAAAAGCAGGGTACTCTGCTGATGGTTGCTGAGGATTACAAAGGAGCCATTACCGCTTTAAACAAGGCGTTGGAACGAGGTGCTGAAGAAGAAGCAAAAATCCATTTCTCATTAATGGAAGCAAACTTCTATCTGGGTAACTTCAAAAAAGCCTGGGACTATGTGCAGCTAGCGAAGAAAGAGAAATCTATGCGTCGCAATGCTCTGGCATGGGAACCGTACATCAAAGAAAAAGCTAAGAATCGTGGTATTAAGATTTAA
- a CDS encoding energy transducer TonB, with amino-acid sequence MVRFIVSILLGAAVAFGLFVLMAKLIENSGRPADEIPDAPVIDVVMQEPDADTQTRQRTPPPPPPPPQQPPKMQPVEPDASEVDSDGFSLAVPSVDTGGVGVNIGAVGAMQQDGEATPIVRIDPKYPPQAARDGREGWVKLSFTINEAGGVEDIDVIDADPKRIFDREARRALSKWKYKPKIVEGKRVKQPNMFVQLDFKLEQ; translated from the coding sequence ATGGTTCGATTTATCGTTTCTATACTACTAGGTGCCGCGGTTGCCTTTGGGTTATTCGTATTGATGGCTAAGTTGATCGAAAACTCAGGCCGCCCGGCAGATGAAATTCCCGATGCACCCGTAATTGATGTGGTGATGCAGGAGCCCGATGCTGACACGCAAACACGTCAGCGGACGCCACCGCCACCACCTCCACCGCCTCAGCAGCCGCCTAAAATGCAACCTGTTGAGCCGGATGCCTCTGAAGTAGACTCTGACGGATTCAGCCTGGCTGTTCCATCAGTTGATACCGGTGGCGTAGGGGTGAACATTGGTGCAGTTGGCGCGATGCAACAAGATGGTGAAGCTACACCAATTGTACGTATTGATCCTAAGTATCCACCACAAGCAGCACGTGATGGCCGGGAAGGCTGGGTTAAGCTTTCATTTACTATTAACGAAGCCGGCGGTGTGGAAGACATCGATGTTATCGATGCCGACCCTAAACGTATTTTTGACCGCGAAGCGCGTCGTGCGTTGAGCAAGTGGAAATACAAGCCAAAAATTGTTGAAGGTAAACGTGTTAAGCAACCTAATATGTTTGTTCAGCTAGACTTCAAACTGGAGCAATGA
- a CDS encoding ExbD/TolR family protein, whose amino-acid sequence MARKVRTEEEDAQIDMTPMLDVVFIMLIFFIVTTVFVKEAGIEVNKPEANQASLHKNANIFIAITDDGSVWLDKREVAVESVRANIERLLTEQPTDYVIIQADVKAKHGVVVKVMDQIKAAGVDRISVAARG is encoded by the coding sequence ATGGCGCGGAAAGTCAGAACCGAAGAGGAAGATGCGCAGATTGATATGACGCCAATGTTGGACGTTGTATTCATCATGCTAATTTTCTTCATCGTTACCACTGTTTTCGTAAAAGAAGCAGGTATCGAGGTAAATAAGCCAGAAGCGAATCAGGCGTCACTGCACAAAAATGCCAATATCTTCATCGCTATTACAGATGATGGAAGTGTATGGCTGGATAAACGTGAAGTGGCGGTTGAAAGTGTCCGAGCAAATATAGAGCGATTGTTGACGGAGCAGCCGACAGACTATGTCATTATCCAGGCTGACGTTAAGGCCAAGCATGGTGTCGTCGTGAAAGTGATGGACCAGATTAAAGCTGCAGGTGTTGATCGCATATCAGTAGCAGCAAGGGGATAA
- a CDS encoding MotA/TolQ/ExbB proton channel family protein, with the protein MNSLIGLWESVREFIATGGDVLYFVAAALFLMWVLMIERYWYITAVFPKVKKDIIAKWDARADTTSWYAHRIREAWISQASDNLDARMLIIRTLVAMCPLIGLLGTVTGMITVFETMATQGTSNARLMASGISMATIPTMAGMVAALSGLFISSRLEAKAKLAKEGLVDSLPHH; encoded by the coding sequence ATGAATAGCCTGATTGGATTATGGGAATCTGTCAGGGAATTTATCGCTACCGGCGGTGACGTGTTGTATTTTGTTGCTGCCGCGCTCTTTCTTATGTGGGTATTAATGATTGAGCGCTACTGGTATATCACGGCGGTCTTTCCAAAGGTGAAAAAAGATATTATCGCCAAATGGGATGCCCGCGCTGATACTACCTCATGGTATGCGCATAGAATCCGTGAAGCTTGGATTTCCCAGGCGTCTGATAATTTGGACGCGAGGATGTTAATTATCCGTACATTGGTGGCAATGTGCCCACTGATTGGTCTGCTGGGAACAGTGACCGGGATGATTACTGTGTTCGAGACAATGGCAACGCAAGGCACCAGTAACGCACGCTTGATGGCATCTGGTATCTCTATGGCCACAATTCCGACCATGGCCGGAATGGTAGCAGCGCTGTCTGGACTGTTCATAAGTTCTCGTCTCGAAGCGAAAGCTAAGTTGGCAAAAGAAGGCTTGGTTGATAGCCTGCCACATCACTAG
- a CDS encoding MotA/TolQ/ExbB proton channel family protein: protein MKLVFKSLVAAATLAVMATGAQAQEAASLSDLLDQVKNNRVSQARINKEREAEFRSERSDKQAMLRKAQSELKSEQDRGDRLQQQFSDNETTLNDKSSELEQATGTLGEMFGVVRQAASEAYGRISTSIVSAQFPGRDDFLAEMSEESKGLPNIQELEDLWFALQTEMTESGQVVRFTTDVVLLDGGSSQQEVVRVGTFNLVSEEGYLTFDAENEVVQPLGRQPEGHLVSSAQELATATSGIVPFYADPSQGAILGLLKEKATMMERYHAGGPVGYTITVMLIIGLLIGVYKLVTLGMTGSKIKSQVKNPGNPSSSNPLGRILQVYQENKHADAENLELKLDEAILKELPSIESGINVIKIFAAIAPLLGLLGTVLGMIATFQSITLFGTGDPRLMAGSISMALVTTAQGIIAALPLILTHSIVASRSKSIVHILDEQTAGIIAAHTEAGKA from the coding sequence ATGAAACTAGTATTTAAATCTCTTGTAGCCGCTGCAACGTTGGCGGTTATGGCGACCGGTGCGCAAGCACAGGAAGCAGCAAGTCTGTCAGACCTGCTAGATCAGGTGAAGAATAATCGGGTATCTCAGGCCCGTATTAACAAAGAACGCGAAGCCGAGTTTCGTTCAGAGCGTTCAGACAAACAGGCGATGTTACGTAAAGCCCAGTCTGAGCTGAAATCTGAACAGGATCGTGGCGATCGTCTGCAACAGCAGTTTTCTGACAATGAAACGACTTTGAACGACAAGTCTTCAGAGTTGGAACAAGCTACGGGTACGCTGGGTGAGATGTTTGGTGTGGTACGTCAGGCGGCTTCTGAAGCCTACGGTCGTATTTCAACGTCAATCGTGAGCGCGCAGTTCCCGGGTCGTGACGATTTCCTGGCTGAAATGTCTGAAGAGTCTAAAGGCTTGCCGAACATTCAGGAACTTGAAGATCTGTGGTTTGCTCTGCAAACTGAAATGACTGAATCTGGCCAGGTTGTTCGCTTTACTACTGACGTAGTTCTGCTGGACGGCGGTAGCAGCCAGCAGGAAGTAGTTCGTGTTGGTACCTTTAACCTAGTAAGTGAAGAAGGTTACCTGACCTTTGATGCTGAAAACGAAGTGGTACAGCCGCTGGGCCGTCAACCTGAAGGCCACCTGGTTTCTTCTGCGCAAGAACTGGCAACTGCAACCTCTGGTATCGTGCCGTTCTATGCCGATCCTTCACAAGGCGCTATCCTGGGTCTGTTGAAAGAGAAAGCAACAATGATGGAGCGTTATCATGCAGGTGGTCCGGTTGGTTACACCATCACAGTAATGCTTATCATTGGTCTGCTTATCGGTGTTTACAAGCTGGTTACGCTTGGTATGACTGGCAGCAAGATCAAGTCTCAGGTTAAAAACCCTGGCAATCCTTCAAGCAGCAACCCTCTGGGTCGTATCCTGCAGGTTTATCAGGAAAACAAACACGCGGATGCCGAAAATCTTGAGCTTAAGCTGGACGAAGCGATTCTTAAAGAATTGCCTTCAATTGAAAGCGGAATCAATGTAATTAAGATCTTCGCCGCGATTGCCCCACTATTGGGTCTGTTGGGTACGGTTCTTGGTATGATTGCAACCTTCCAGAGCATTACACTGTTTGGTACAGGTGACCCTCGTCTGATGGCAGGTAGTATCTCAATGGCGCTGGTAACAACAGCTCAGGGTATTATTGCAGCTCTACCACTGATTCTGACTCACAGCATCGTTGCTTCTCGAAGCAAATCTATTGTTCACATTCTGGATGAGCAAACTGCAGGTATCATTGCAGCTCACACAGAGGCGGGGAAAGCGTAA
- a CDS encoding DUF3450 domain-containing protein produces the protein MSKRTLIASTVMGAFALTGSAAVSAVTLNDLHKEEAKIHAAAAKSQEKINALFEQSQELLVEYRQTVDQTENLKVYNDYIASLVADQQRSIESLQRQIDSIEETKQGIVPLMFRMIDSLEKFVELDVPIHLEERRERIQRLRDIMANSNVTVSEQFRQVIEAYLVEVEYGSKMSSYQGTIDDNGTEVTVDFYNLGRTALLALSLDQTSAWVWNKDAREWQALGDEYLASVVDAVKMANGTITPDLIKLPIEAAE, from the coding sequence ATGAGCAAGAGAACTCTTATTGCTTCTACTGTCATGGGTGCATTTGCACTGACAGGCAGTGCAGCCGTCTCTGCAGTTACTCTTAACGATCTTCATAAAGAAGAAGCTAAGATCCATGCGGCTGCAGCGAAATCTCAAGAAAAAATCAACGCATTATTCGAGCAGTCACAAGAGTTGTTGGTTGAATATCGTCAAACTGTTGACCAAACAGAAAACCTGAAAGTTTACAACGATTACATTGCCAGCCTGGTTGCAGACCAACAGCGCAGTATCGAGTCGTTGCAACGTCAAATCGACAGCATTGAAGAAACAAAGCAAGGCATCGTGCCGTTGATGTTCCGCATGATCGACAGCCTGGAAAAGTTTGTCGAGCTGGATGTACCGATTCATCTGGAAGAACGTCGTGAGCGCATTCAACGTCTGCGCGATATCATGGCGAACTCAAACGTTACAGTTTCTGAGCAATTCCGCCAGGTTATCGAAGCATACTTGGTAGAAGTGGAATACGGCAGCAAGATGTCTTCTTACCAGGGAACTATTGATGACAACGGTACTGAAGTAACGGTTGACTTCTATAACCTGGGCCGTACGGCTTTGCTGGCTCTGTCCCTTGATCAGACAAGTGCATGGGTTTGGAACAAAGATGCCCGTGAATGGCAGGCTTTGGGTGATGAATATCTGGCGTCAGTGGTTGATGCTGTGAAGATGGCCAACGGCACTATCACACCAGATCTGATTAAGTTACCAATTGAAGCAGCGGAGTAA
- a CDS encoding 2OG-Fe(II) oxygenase: MFNQNNPPVHDGRHTALFQSAGHINIPQAFDTDFAQAMATGLESHRHYKMAAFINNQVLNLSASQWQALSSQQRSEIQKLMHNNAAQGIGYCYGRSTLADAGAQTAVFKQFSEWLNGPQVLDWVKQLSGHTDICAASLQASCFEPGHFLTRHNDVHATEERRVAYVANFSRAWHPDWGGLLQFYSNHGQPQESWAPFFNSLNLFDVTRVHSVTYVTPFAQQSRYAFSGWFRATAL, translated from the coding sequence GTGTTTAACCAGAATAATCCGCCGGTACATGACGGCCGCCACACGGCGCTGTTTCAGTCTGCCGGACATATTAATATTCCCCAGGCATTTGATACTGATTTTGCTCAGGCAATGGCGACAGGATTAGAATCGCACAGGCACTATAAGATGGCCGCTTTCATCAACAACCAGGTGTTAAACCTGTCTGCATCACAATGGCAAGCATTATCGAGCCAGCAACGAAGTGAAATACAAAAGTTGATGCACAATAATGCCGCACAGGGAATCGGCTATTGTTATGGACGTTCAACACTTGCGGATGCCGGCGCCCAAACCGCCGTATTCAAACAGTTTTCTGAATGGCTGAATGGCCCGCAAGTATTAGACTGGGTGAAGCAACTTTCGGGTCATACCGATATTTGCGCCGCCTCGCTGCAAGCCAGCTGTTTCGAACCTGGCCACTTTCTCACCCGGCACAATGATGTGCATGCGACGGAAGAGCGCCGGGTCGCCTATGTCGCCAACTTCAGCCGAGCCTGGCACCCGGACTGGGGCGGTTTGTTGCAATTTTATTCCAATCATGGACAGCCACAGGAAAGCTGGGCACCCTTTTTCAACAGTCTGAACCTGTTCGATGTAACTCGGGTGCATAGTGTGACCTATGTAACACCGTTTGCTCAGCAGTCCCGCTACGCGTTCTCAGGGTGGTTTCGTGCCACTGCCTTGTGA
- a CDS encoding putative 2OG-Fe(II) oxygenase produces MGWLSSVCYIQLPQLNDEQQEGYLNFGQPNFQVQQNTVFAKVKPEAGKLVIFPSFFWHGTTPFSDNQPRLTVACDFTKD; encoded by the coding sequence ATGGGCTGGCTAAGCTCTGTTTGCTATATTCAGCTTCCCCAGCTTAACGATGAGCAACAAGAAGGCTATTTGAACTTTGGTCAGCCTAACTTCCAGGTTCAGCAAAACACTGTTTTTGCGAAGGTTAAACCCGAAGCTGGCAAGCTGGTAATTTTTCCTTCATTTTTTTGGCACGGCACCACGCCATTTAGTGATAACCAGCCCCGCCTGACGGTGGCCTGTGATTTTACCAAAGACTAG
- a CDS encoding tetratricopeptide repeat protein, with amino-acid sequence MASSRVLFLAATRALVDRGCGTQAQKLVVNFADNFNQDAEMQLLKAQVANTAGDFQTAYTYLSELIKSHSQAFAIHHNFANCLVGMQQYDSAISHYKTAQLLNPSYAPSHKNLAQLLFEQGKVAECLHSYELLQQNKQFTAQTLDDYLTLLIKMKQHDKVLGLLESAGARVDGTTRNYHLAQAYRLSGDSTQATVAAKRAMQGMLTEDRLCQLAQHLISAGESTAAQHCIERVLSVNPAHQWGLALLPFFPTLPDGYKAAFQCRTNFIYEGTIRPPSGYASLAAYLAALQTYLFLCISRFRPLLSKPCITVRRLGVICLPGSIRLLSIFSNNLTGMARRHTSSFRGYLLRMPTSIKSANVGRNMRGR; translated from the coding sequence ATGGCTTCCTCCAGAGTATTGTTTCTGGCAGCCACCCGGGCTCTTGTTGACCGTGGGTGTGGTACGCAAGCCCAAAAGCTGGTGGTCAATTTCGCTGACAACTTTAATCAGGATGCCGAGATGCAGTTGCTTAAAGCTCAGGTCGCTAATACCGCGGGTGACTTTCAAACAGCGTATACTTATCTTAGCGAATTAATAAAATCGCATTCGCAAGCATTTGCAATACACCATAATTTTGCAAATTGTTTGGTAGGTATGCAACAATATGACAGCGCGATCTCGCACTATAAAACAGCACAATTATTGAATCCGTCCTACGCCCCGAGTCACAAAAATTTGGCCCAGCTTTTGTTCGAACAGGGCAAGGTTGCCGAATGTTTGCATTCCTATGAACTGTTACAGCAAAACAAACAATTTACGGCCCAAACCCTGGATGATTATTTAACCTTACTCATAAAAATGAAACAACATGATAAGGTGTTGGGGTTACTCGAGTCAGCTGGTGCCCGGGTTGATGGGACGACGCGTAACTATCATCTGGCCCAGGCATACCGGCTCAGCGGTGATAGTACTCAGGCGACCGTGGCCGCCAAACGGGCTATGCAAGGGATGCTAACCGAGGATCGTTTGTGTCAATTGGCCCAGCATCTGATCAGTGCCGGCGAATCTACGGCTGCCCAACATTGTATAGAGCGGGTTTTGTCAGTAAATCCTGCTCATCAATGGGGGCTGGCATTGCTGCCGTTTTTCCCCACTCTGCCAGACGGGTATAAGGCGGCTTTTCAGTGCCGCACCAATTTTATTTATGAAGGTACAATTAGACCACCGTCAGGCTATGCCTCGCTAGCAGCGTATTTAGCAGCCTTGCAAACTTATCTTTTTCTTTGCATCAGTCGCTTCAGGCCCCTCTTGAGCAAACCCTGCATCACGGTACGCAGACTGGGGGTAATTTGTTTGCCCGGCAGCATCCGCTTATTGAGCATCTTCAGCAACAATTTAACTGGCATGGCGCGCAGGCACACCAGCAGTTTTCGCGGTTACCTTCTCCGTATGCCGACTTCAATAAAGTCAGCCAATGTCGGGCGGAACATGCGTGGTCGGTAA